Within the Leisingera thetidis genome, the region CAGGCCAGGGCCGGCCGAGGCCTCGTTCAGTTCGATGACGATGGCGTCTGCCACCGGTGCCTGCATCAGCCCCTGGATATCGCTGATCGCATAGGTGCGCAGATCAAAGGGCAGCCGGCCGGAAAGCCGGTCACGCCAGGCCATGGCGGTGCGCGGATCCTGCGCCACCAGGGCAACGGAGGCGTCGCGCAGATCCTCGGCGCAAGCGCGGTCGCTCAGCGGCAGGATGAAACCATGCGAGGCGTCGCGCTGCAGGTTCAGTTCTTCAGTGCTGCTGCGGGCGCGCAGCAGGCTGCGGATGCGGGCCTGCAGGATCACGTCATCCACCGGCTGCTGCAGGACGTCGTCGACGCCGGCGGCCAGAGCCTGCAAACGGGCTTTGGAACCCTCCCAGTCGGAGACCGCGATCACCGGCAGGTCGGCCAGCGCCTCATCTCCGGCCAGCTCGCGCTTCACATCGGCGGCGGTGCCATCGGGCAGCGACATGGCGCAGAGCACAAGGTCGGGACGGTGCTGGCGCGCGGCCTGCAGCGCTTCAGCCACGCTGCCGGCCTGCACCGCATCGTAATAGGCAGCCGCCAGCTGCACCTTCAGCATGATGCGGTTGGTGGAGACGCCGTCGATGACCAGGATAGTGCCTTGCACGCGGTATCCTTTCGCCCCTTGCAATTCCTATGCCTTGCAGCTTTGCTGAGACTGGTTAAGAAACTCTTTCGGATTTTTACTAAATTGGCCGCAATGCGGCAGGAGTGTGGGGAACATGCGGAATTCCGCCGATGGCGCTGAGACCCTGGCGCTGAAAGCCCTGGCCTGGCTGGCCGGGAATGATGAGCTTTTGCCGGTGTTTCTGGGTGCAACCGGGGCCAGCGAAGCGGATCTGCGCGCGCGGGCGGCGGAGCCGGAGTTTCTGGGCTCGGTGCTCGACTTCTTAACGATGGACGACAATTGGGTGATGCAGTTCTGCGATTGCGAAGGTCTGGCCTATGACATGCCGCTGCAGGCGCGGATGTCGCTTCCGGGCGGTGCGCAGGTGAACTGGACTTGAGATTGGCTGGGCCTGTGCCTAGGCTCGCGCCAGAATCCAGCGGAGAAAAGGACCCGCCATGCCCGTTGATGCATTCCTGTTCGACAAGGACGGAACCCTGTTCAACTTTGCTGCTACCTGGAATGGCTGGGCTGCAGATTTGCTTGAAACCCTGTCCAGGGGCGACCGGACCGTCAAGCAGGCGATGGCTGAGGCGATCAGTTATGACCTGGAGCGCCAGGCGTTCAACCCGGACAGTCTGGTCATTGCCAGTTCCAACGATGAAGTGGCCGAAGCGCTTGCCCCCTATGTCGCGGATATGAGCCTCGGAGAACTGACGGCATACCTGGCTGAAAGTGCGGCGGATGCCGAACTGGCGCCGGCAGTGCCGCTGGCGGAATTCCTCGACGGGCTGCTGGCGCGCGGCAAGGTGCTCGGGGTCATGACCAATGACGCCGAGAGTTCGGCCAGGATCCAGCTGCAGCGGGCGGGAGTGCTGGACCGGTTCGCCTTTGTCGCGGGCTGCGACAGCGGCCATGGCTCCAAGCCGGACCCTGACCCGCTGCTGGCGTTCTGCAAGGCCGCCGGCGTGGCTCCGGAGCACACCGCAATGGTGGGAGACAGCCTGCATGACCTGGAGGCCGGTGCGGCTGCGGGAATGCGGCGGATCGGCGTCCTGACCGGCATGGCGCTGCGCGAGGAGCTGGCGCCGCATGCCGATATCGTGCTGCCTGACATCGGCCACATCGCGGCCTGGATCGACCGCTGACCGGCCAGTGATTCCCATGGACTGAGACGGCAGGGGGTGGGCCCGCCGGCGCACGGCTCTTGTGCGGCTGGTTTTGCTGCGGCATACTAGGCACAAGTGTACAGAAATATCCCGCACCGCCGGTTCCCATAGTAAATGCGACAGGCTTGGTCGGGAACGGACTGTTCCCGCCGGCTGGGATCGGCACAGTGGGTGGCTATCGGCATTTTCGAAACTTTGATCCAGGGGAGACCGGCATGGCAGACACAGGGGCGCGCAAGAGGCGGGGCGGGGGCAGGGCAGGCGCAGCGGCGCGGCGCGGCAGTGCGGCGCTGGAGCAGATGCCCTGGCAGATCCCGGTCAACATCGACCGCCCGACCGAGCCGTTGAGCGAGGAAGGCATCCAGGCGATCCATGAGGGCGCCATGCGGATCCTGGAAGAGATCGGCGTGGTGTTCCTGAATCCGGAGGCGCTGGAGATCTTCAAGCAGGCCGGTGTCAAGGTCGAGGGCGAACTGGTCAGGATGGACCGGGACTTTGTGATGGAGATGGTGGGCAAGGCGCCCCGCGAATTCTCCATTACCCCGCGCAATCCCGACCGGACCATTCCGCTGGGCGGCAATCACATCCTGTTCGGCAATGTCTCCTCGCCGCCGAATTACTGGGACATGGAGCTGAACAGGAAAGTGGCGGGCAACCGCGAGCAGTGCCGCAACCTGCTGAAGCTGACCCAGTATTTCAACTGCATCCACTTTGCCGGCGGCTATCCGGTGGAGCCGGTGGACATCCATGCCTCGATCCGCCACCTGGATGTGCTTTATGACAAGCTGACCCTGACCGACAAGGCGATGCACGCCTACTCGCTTGGCAAGGAGCGGGTCGAGGACGTGATGGAGATGGTGCGGATTGCCGGCGGGCTCAGCCATGAGGAATTCGATGCCAAGCCGCATATGTACACCAACATCAACTCCACCTCGCCGCTGAAGCACGATTTCCCGATGATTGACGGCTGTCTGCGGCTGGCGCGGCGGGGGCAGGCCATCGTCGTCTCGCCGTTTACCCTGGCAGGGGCCATGGCGCCGGTGACAATGGCCGGTGCGGTGGCACAGTCGATTGCCGAGAGCCTGTGTGCCATAGCGCTGTTCCAGTACGTGCGTCCCGGCACGCCCTGCGTGATCGGCACCTTCACTTCCAACGTGGACATGAAATCGGGCGCGCCGGCCTTTGGCACGCCGGAATACATGCGCTCGACCCAGATGACCGGGCAGATGGCGCGGTTCTACGGCCTGCCGATGCGCTCGTCCGGGGTCTGTGCCGCCAATGTGCCGGACGGTCAGGCGGTCTGGGAGACCTCGAACTCGCTGTGGGCGGCGGTGCAATCGGGCACCAACATGGTTTACCACGCGGCCGGCTGGCTGGAGGGCGGGCTGATCGCCAGCCCCGAGAAGTTCATCATGGACTGCGAGATCCTGCAGCAGATCGAACGTTACATGCAGCCGCAGATCTCGGCCACCGGCCCCGATGAGATCGCCCTGGATGCAATCAGGGAGGTCGGCAACGACGGCCATTTCTTTGGCATACAGCACACCCAGGACCGCTATGCGACGGCTTTCTACCAGCCGTTCCTGAGCGACTGGCGCAACTATGAGGCCTGGGAGGCAGCGGGCGCCACTTGGACCGCGGAGCGTGCGCACAAATTGTACAAGGAGATCATTGCCGACTTCGAGGAACCGCCGATGGACGCCGCGGTCCGCGAAGAACTGGCGGACTTCGTTGCCCGCCGCAAGACTGAAGGCGGTGCCCCAACAGATTTCTGAAGCGGCGGAAGCCCGGGAAAAGCGGAGGGGGCCCCTCCGCTTTTTTGTGCGCAGGGCGCGGCATAAGGACAGAAACCGCCGGTCGGATGCCAAAGAACGTGCCGCGGGCTTGCCTATGATCGCCTGCCGGTCCAGTAGGGGCAGTGCCAGGGGGGCCGCAGCGGGCGCGCAGGCACGTGTTGGAAAGGTATGAGTTTCACCGGATGAGATCGGCCGAAGTGCCAGCTGCCAGCCAGTAATTGCGTTGCGCGCCGGGCCGGTTTCTGCTGCTGAAGGTGCAGGTTTCGTGCAAGAGTTGATTGAATCGGGTAAAATGTGCGCGTTTGACCACGCAAATTTGCTTTGTTGGGCCTTTCTTAACCTGCGGGCGCCAAGACTGGGGCATAGGCAAAGAGGGGCCATTGCATGCACGGTCTGATCAACAGGGCGATTCAGGCTTTTGTGACCAGTACCTACGGGGCGGACCGCTGGGAAGAGGTTATGGAAGAGGCCGGGCTTGGATTTACCGAGTTCGAAGCGATGCTGTTTTACACCGACGAGCAGTCCGGCCAGATGCTGGCAGCGATGGGAAAGGTTCTCGCGCGCCCACTGCCGGAAATGCTGGAGGACATGGGCACATTTCTGGTATCCAATCCCCAGGTGGAGGCCTTGCGCCGGCTGTTGCGCTTCGGCGGCGTCAACTATGTGGAATTCCTGCATTCTCTGGATGATCTGCCGGACCGGGCGCGGTTGGCGGTGTCGGATTTGAATCTTCCCGGGCTGGAGCTGCTGGAGCAGGCGCAGGACCAGTTTGAACTGATCTGCCAGCCGGGGCTGCCTGGCTATGCGCATGTTCTTATGGGGGTCCTGCGGGCGATGGCGGATGATTACGGCGACCTGGTCTTTCTGGACCACAGCGGCATGCAGGACGGGGCCGAAGTGATTTCGATCACCCTGGTGGAAACCAAATTTGCTGCAGGGCGCGAATTCGACTTGGGGGCGCATTCCTTATGATGACACTCCAGCAGCTGACCGGAATGGCGGGTGTGATCTGCCCGATGTACACCATCATAGATGCCAAGGGACGGATCGTCTCTGCCGGGCCGACCCTGAAAAAGCTGCGTCCGCAGCTGAGTTGGGAGGGGCGGCGGTTCTTCCGGGTATTCGATCTGTCCCGCCCGCGTTCGGTGCGCTCGGTGGAGGATCTGCTGAGCACCTCCGGCAGCAAGCTGCACCTGCAGTTCCGGGATGAGCCGCAGACCGGCCTCAAGGGAGTCTGCACGCCGCTGCCGGACGGCCAGGGGGCGTTTGTCAATCTCTCCTTCGGGATTTCGGTCCTGGAAGCCGTGCGCGACTATGATCTCACCAGCGCGGATTTCTCACCGACTGATCTGACCATTGAAATGCTGTATCTGGTCGAAGCGAAATCCGCCGCGATGGAGGCCTCGCGCCAGCTGAACACCCGGCTGCAGGGCGCCAAGATCGCGGCTGAGGAGCAGGCCTTTACCGACACGCTGACCGGGCTCAAGAACCGCCGGGCGATGGACCATGTGCTGGGGCGGCTGATCAACAGCGGCCGCGAATTTGCTCTGATGCATCTGGACTTGGATTTCTTCAAGCAGGTGAATGACACTCTGGGCCATGCGGCCGGCGATGCGGTGCTGCAGCAGGCGGCGCGGATCATGGTGGAATGCACCCGCCAGTCGGACACAGTCGCCCGGGTCGGCGGCGATGAATTTGTGATGATTCTCGAGGGGGTTCTGGACACGGCCAGGCTGGCGGCCATAGCCAAGCGGCTGATTCAGCGGCTGGAAGAGCCGATTCCCTTTGGCGGTCAGGCCTGCCGGATTTCCGCCAGTGTCGGCACCACACTGTCGACCTGGCAAAAGCTTCCTGATGCGGTGCAGCTGCTGAACCAGGCGGATCTGGCGCTTTATGCTGCCAAACGGGCCGGGCGGGCGCAGCATTTTTTCTACCGCGAAGGCATGGAGAAGGAAGAGGCGTGCGGCAGTGCCAGTGCCACGGCTTCCCCGCTTCCGGCCGCGGCTCCCGGCCCGGCCTCCTGAAGAAAGACACCGCAGCAGACGGATTGGATGGGGCCAGACGGGATTGATGGCGGCGGCCGCAGCTGTTGTGCCGCCAGCTGAATTGCCGAGGTGGCGGACCAGATAATGCATGCGCCAGCATGCGCCAGTGGATTGTAAGTCTCGGGAAAGTGGCAGCCCGTAGGGGAATCGAACCCCTCTTTCCAGGTTGAAAACCTGGCGTCCTAACCGATAGACGAACGGGCCACGCTGTCTGTGAGGCGGTGTTTACTGATTGCTCCGGCCGGGCGCAAGAGGTTTTTTACAGCAGGAGAGTGTTTTTCCTGCAGTGCCTTCGTGCTGCAAGTGCTTGACGCACAACCGTAATTTGGTGTCCTGTCGGAGCTGCCGTCGCGGCGGGTCTGGTGGGGGGGAAGTGGCAGCCCGTAGGGGAATCGAACCCCTCTTTCCAGGTTGAAAACCTGGCGTCCTAACCGATAGACGAACGGGCCACTCTGTGCGTGAGCGGGTGTTTAGTTGCAAGCGCCGGAACCCGCAAGAGAAAAAATACGCATTCGTGAATTTTCTTATCCACAGGACGCAAGGTCTTGAAAAATCACGCTTCTGCAGCATCCTCCAGGCGAAGCTGCGGGCTTTGGCGGCCGCCCCAGGTGTTCACTTCCAGCCGTCCGGCGAAGTGAAAGCGGGCGCCGCCGTGCTCCAGCAGCCGCGGGCCCAGGGCGGTGTCGAACGCGCCAAAGCTGATCGCGTCCACGCCCCCGCCCATGCCGTCGCTGAGGGACAGTTTCAGATGGCTTTCGCCGACCTTCTTGGCAAAGCGCACCTGCAGATCGGGCAGCGCATAGCGCGGCGCAGGGGCGCCGGCGCCGAAGGGGCCGGCGTGTTCGATCTGCTCAATCAGATCAACGGTCACGGCACCGGGCATCAGTGCCCCGTCCAGCTTCAGGTCGGCGGGGCCGCCCTGGCCTGCACCCTGTTTGGCCAGCAGCTCCGTCAAACGCTGCATTGCCGGTTCCAGTTTGTCCCGCATCACGGTCAGGCCCGCCGCCATCTTGTGGCCGCCGCCCTTGACCAGCAGCCCCTCGGCCGCCAGCCGCTGGATCGAGGCGCCAAGGTCGACGCCGGACACCGAACGCCCCGACCCCTTGCCCTCGTCCCCGTCAAAGCCGATGACGATGGCGGGCCGGTTGGCGGCTTCCTTCAGGCGCGAGGCGACAATGCCCACCACGCCCGGGTGCCAGCCCTCGCCGGCGGCCCACACCAATGGCGTCTCCAGCCCCCGTGCCCCGGCCTGCTCCAGGGCCGCGGCGCGCACCGCGGCTTCGATATCGCGGCGTTCGGTGTTCAGCTCATCCAGCCGTTCGGCCAGGGCCGCGGCCTCATGCGGGTTGTCGGTCGACAACAGCCGCGCGCCCAGGTCCGCCTTGCCGATCCGGCCGCCGGCGTTGACCCGAGGCCCCAGAAGAAAGCCGAGATGATAGGTGGAAGGCGCTGAATCCATGCGGCTGACGTCCGACAGCGCGACCAGCCCGGGCCGCTTGCGCGCCGACATGACCTTCAGCCCCTGGCGCACCAGCGCCCGGTTGGCCCCGATCAGAGGCGCCACGTCGGCGACGGTGGCCAACGCCACCAGATCCAAAAGCGACATCAGGTCCGGGCCTTTGGCGCCCGCCTCGCGCATCTGACGGCCGGCCTCGACCAGCATCAGAAAGACAACACCCGCGGCACAGAAATAGCCCAGATCGCCGCTTTCGTCCTGCCGGTTGGGGTTCACCACGGCCACGCAGTCCGGCAGCGTCTCGCCGCCCAGGTGATGGTCCAGCACGATCACATCGGCGCCCTTGGCGGCGGCAATCGGTTCATGGCTGAGAGTGCCGCAGTCGACGCAGATGATCAGGTCATGCCCCGCGGCCAGCTCCTGCATCGCCGGCACGTTGGGGCCGTAGCCCTCGTCAATGCGGTCGGGAATATAAAGCGTGGCTTGCAGCCCCATCTGCCGCAGCCAGACCAGCAGCAAGGCAGCAGAGCTGCCGCCGTCAACATCATAGTCGGCAAAGACCGCAATGCGCTGCTTGCGCCGAACGGCGTCCAGGAACCTTGTGGCGGCAGCTTCCATGTCCTTCATCTCGCGCGGGTCGGGCAGCAGCTCCTTCAGCCGGGGTTCCAGGAATCCCTTCGCCTCCATCGCCGGCACCCCGCGCCGGGCCAGCACCTGGCAGACAGAGCGGGGCAGGCTGGTCTGCTGCGCCATCATTTCCGATGCCCGGTCCACTTCCACACCGGGCCCAACCCAGCGGCGGCCGGTCAAGGATTGCTCAACACTCAAAAAGCTCATCTTCTGCCCCCATATGCAAAGGCCGGACCCAATCGGATCCGGCCCTTTCATCTTTCCCCAAATACTCCCGCCGGAGGCAGCGGCGCAGGCCGCTTCCCGGCGGTCAGCTTAACTCTGATGCGGCGCCAGCGGCGTGCGGTAGGACATGCGGCGCACCGACCCGGTCTTGGAGCGCATCAAAAGGGTGGTGGTCTCGACCCAGCCCGGGGTGCGCTTGATCGCAGGCAGCAGCGAGCCGCCGGTGACGCCGGTGGCGGCAAAGATCACGTCCTGAGTGACCATTTCGTCTCGGGTATAGACGCGGTCCAGGTCGGTGATGCCTGCCTTGGCCGCACGGCCCTTTTCGTCATCGTTGCGGAACAGAAGACGGCCGAAGATCTGCCCGCCCATGCATTTCAATGCCGCGGCTGCCAGCACGCCTTCCGGCGCGCCGCCCTGGCCCATGTACATGTCGATGCCGGTCGCCTCGGATTCAGCGCAGTGCATCACGCCGGCGACGTCGCCGTCGGTGATCAGGCGGATGGCGGCGCCGGTTTCACGCACTTCGGCGATCATTGCCTCATGGCGCGGGCGCTCCAGAATGCAGACGGTGATGTCGGACGGTGCGCAGCCCTTGGCCTTGGCCAGCGCCTCGACACGCTCGCGCGGGGACATGTCCAGCGACACCACGCCTTCGGCAAATCCGGGGCCGATGGCCAGTTTGTCCATATAAGTGTCCGGCGCGTGCAGCATCGAGCCGCGCGGACCCATCGCGATCACGGTGAGGGCGTTGGGCATGTCCTTGGCGGTCAGCGTGGTGCCTTCCAGCGGGTCCAGCGCAATGTCGACGCCGGGGCCGTTGCCGGTGCCGACTTCCTCGCCGATGTACAGCATCGGCGCCTCGTCGCGCTCGCCTTCGCCGATCACCACCACGCCGGCGATGTCCAGCAGGTTCAGC harbors:
- a CDS encoding DUF3572 domain-containing protein; translated protein: MRNSADGAETLALKALAWLAGNDELLPVFLGATGASEADLRARAAEPEFLGSVLDFLTMDDNWVMQFCDCEGLAYDMPLQARMSLPGGAQVNWT
- a CDS encoding HAD family hydrolase, with the protein product MPVDAFLFDKDGTLFNFAATWNGWAADLLETLSRGDRTVKQAMAEAISYDLERQAFNPDSLVIASSNDEVAEALAPYVADMSLGELTAYLAESAADAELAPAVPLAEFLDGLLARGKVLGVMTNDAESSARIQLQRAGVLDRFAFVAGCDSGHGSKPDPDPLLAFCKAAGVAPEHTAMVGDSLHDLEAGAAAGMRRIGVLTGMALREELAPHADIVLPDIGHIAAWIDR
- a CDS encoding trimethylamine methyltransferase family protein, yielding MADTGARKRRGGGRAGAAARRGSAALEQMPWQIPVNIDRPTEPLSEEGIQAIHEGAMRILEEIGVVFLNPEALEIFKQAGVKVEGELVRMDRDFVMEMVGKAPREFSITPRNPDRTIPLGGNHILFGNVSSPPNYWDMELNRKVAGNREQCRNLLKLTQYFNCIHFAGGYPVEPVDIHASIRHLDVLYDKLTLTDKAMHAYSLGKERVEDVMEMVRIAGGLSHEEFDAKPHMYTNINSTSPLKHDFPMIDGCLRLARRGQAIVVSPFTLAGAMAPVTMAGAVAQSIAESLCAIALFQYVRPGTPCVIGTFTSNVDMKSGAPAFGTPEYMRSTQMTGQMARFYGLPMRSSGVCAANVPDGQAVWETSNSLWAAVQSGTNMVYHAAGWLEGGLIASPEKFIMDCEILQQIERYMQPQISATGPDEIALDAIREVGNDGHFFGIQHTQDRYATAFYQPFLSDWRNYEAWEAAGATWTAERAHKLYKEIIADFEEPPMDAAVREELADFVARRKTEGGAPTDF
- a CDS encoding heme NO-binding domain-containing protein → MHGLINRAIQAFVTSTYGADRWEEVMEEAGLGFTEFEAMLFYTDEQSGQMLAAMGKVLARPLPEMLEDMGTFLVSNPQVEALRRLLRFGGVNYVEFLHSLDDLPDRARLAVSDLNLPGLELLEQAQDQFELICQPGLPGYAHVLMGVLRAMADDYGDLVFLDHSGMQDGAEVISITLVETKFAAGREFDLGAHSL
- a CDS encoding GGDEF domain-containing protein; its protein translation is MMTLQQLTGMAGVICPMYTIIDAKGRIVSAGPTLKKLRPQLSWEGRRFFRVFDLSRPRSVRSVEDLLSTSGSKLHLQFRDEPQTGLKGVCTPLPDGQGAFVNLSFGISVLEAVRDYDLTSADFSPTDLTIEMLYLVEAKSAAMEASRQLNTRLQGAKIAAEEQAFTDTLTGLKNRRAMDHVLGRLINSGREFALMHLDLDFFKQVNDTLGHAAGDAVLQQAARIMVECTRQSDTVARVGGDEFVMILEGVLDTARLAAIAKRLIQRLEEPIPFGGQACRISASVGTTLSTWQKLPDAVQLLNQADLALYAAKRAGRAQHFFYREGMEKEEACGSASATASPLPAAAPGPAS
- the recJ gene encoding single-stranded-DNA-specific exonuclease RecJ, giving the protein MSFLSVEQSLTGRRWVGPGVEVDRASEMMAQQTSLPRSVCQVLARRGVPAMEAKGFLEPRLKELLPDPREMKDMEAAATRFLDAVRRKQRIAVFADYDVDGGSSAALLLVWLRQMGLQATLYIPDRIDEGYGPNVPAMQELAAGHDLIICVDCGTLSHEPIAAAKGADVIVLDHHLGGETLPDCVAVVNPNRQDESGDLGYFCAAGVVFLMLVEAGRQMREAGAKGPDLMSLLDLVALATVADVAPLIGANRALVRQGLKVMSARKRPGLVALSDVSRMDSAPSTYHLGFLLGPRVNAGGRIGKADLGARLLSTDNPHEAAALAERLDELNTERRDIEAAVRAAALEQAGARGLETPLVWAAGEGWHPGVVGIVASRLKEAANRPAIVIGFDGDEGKGSGRSVSGVDLGASIQRLAAEGLLVKGGGHKMAAGLTVMRDKLEPAMQRLTELLAKQGAGQGGPADLKLDGALMPGAVTVDLIEQIEHAGPFGAGAPAPRYALPDLQVRFAKKVGESHLKLSLSDGMGGGVDAISFGAFDTALGPRLLEHGGARFHFAGRLEVNTWGGRQSPQLRLEDAAEA
- the glpX gene encoding class II fructose-bisphosphatase, with the protein product MTSNTSDAPFHDRMLSLGLARVAEQAALASASLIGRGDEKAADQAAVNAMREQLNLLDIAGVVVIGEGERDEAPMLYIGEEVGTGNGPGVDIALDPLEGTTLTAKDMPNALTVIAMGPRGSMLHAPDTYMDKLAIGPGFAEGVVSLDMSPRERVEALAKAKGCAPSDITVCILERPRHEAMIAEVRETGAAIRLITDGDVAGVMHCAESEATGIDMYMGQGGAPEGVLAAAALKCMGGQIFGRLLFRNDDEKGRAAKAGITDLDRVYTRDEMVTQDVIFAATGVTGGSLLPAIKRTPGWVETTTLLMRSKTGSVRRMSYRTPLAPHQS